The genomic region TGTCCTTGTTGTCTCAGCAGGGACATCCGATATACCCGTTGCTGAAGAGGCGGCGGTCACGGCCGCATTTCTCGGCAGCAAGACAGCAACAGAATACGACATTGGCGTCGCAGGCATTCACCGGCTCCTCGACAAGAGAACCCTTCTCTCCTCAGCGAGGGTCATTGTAGTTGTCGCCGGAATGGAAGGCGCCCTGCCCTCCGTCGTCGGCGGACTCACCGATAGACCGGTCGTCGCAGTGCCGACGTCAACCGGCTATGGAACGAGCCTCGGAGGCCTCACCGCTCTCTTTGCGATGCTGAACTCCTGCGTCCCGGGTATCGCCGTCATGAACATTGACAACGGCTTCGGCGCCGGGTGTCTCGCCCACAAGATAAATACGCTATAATTTCCTTATGCACCACGATGGAGAAAGACGTCTCACCCTATCCTTCTCGATAACGCTTCTGATCCTCGTTGCGGAGGTTGCGGGAGGACTGCTGAGCAACAGTCTTGCTCTCCTCAGTGATGCCGGACATGTCCTGACCGATGCCTTCGCCCTCGGCTTGAGCATAATCGCGATGAAAATAAGCCGAAGACCTTCAGATTATCGGGCAACCTACGGGTACCAGCGTGTCGGTCTCCTCGCGGCAGTGGCAAACGGTATCAGCCTTCTCGCCATATCAGGATTCATCTTCTATGAAGCCTACCAACGTTTTGTGGCGCCACCCTCCGTTGATGTCCCGCTGATGCTCGGGATCGCGGCCTTCGGACTCGCCGGCAACATCGCCATGGCCTTGATCATCGGCCATAGACATGAAGACCTGAATATCAGGAGTGCCTGGCTCCATGTACTGGGAGACACCCTGTCGTCCCTCGGTGTCATTCTGTCCGGTCTCGTCATCTACTTTACGAAATGGCCTTACGCAGACCCCCTTGCCAGTGTCATCATCGGCATCGTCATTATCACAGGGGGCACAAGGGTGGTGAAAGAGGCCCTCCTCATATTCCTCGAGATGACGCCTGCCGGCTTCCATGCAGAAGAGATCGCAAAGAAGATCTGCAATATGCCTGAAGTGATGGGCGTGCATGACGTCCATATCTGGTCTGTCGCCCACAGGAAAATTGCCTTTACAGCCCATATCTGGGTCCATGACCAGAAGTTAAGCGAGGCTGAAGGGATTCGGAAAGCGATCGAGACGTTGCTCATGGATATGGGGATCAACCACATCATCCTTCAGTTTGAGTGCGCCGAATGCGCCGAGAACGAACTCTACTGCCAGATCCATGCAAAGGAGTAACCGTCAGTCGGGTGCCCTGCCGACACGAAAAGACTCTCTGCGCCCCCCCGCGAGCAGCGCTACCGGAAAATCCGAGAGAGCCCCTCTCAAATGCAAGACCGTATTGCCGCCCTTACGGGAACCCTTGATCTCTTCCCCCGTAAAGACGTTGCGGTATGATGTCACGTTCCCATCAAAGGGCAGCAGGACGTAAGAGTCTTTCCATACGGCCCTGCTCACCATGCGCGCTCTCGGACCCGAAGCAAGGGAGGCAAAGAATCTGGGAGCAATCACCAGCGCTACCTCCTCGTCCAGTCTCCGTGCAAAGGCACAGACATGAGATGCCTTTGGACCTCCCGTTTCCAGAGGGATATATTCTCCCCCTTCAAAGACCTCCCTCTTCTGCTTCCGGAAGTTCAGGGCCTTGTATACTAGGTAAAGTTTTATCTTGCCGTCGAAGGGGGAGGCACACAGTTCCCGCGCCAGCTTCAGTTGGCCGATGAGGGACTCCCTCCGCTTCAATTCCGAGAGCATCTCCATCCTCGTATCATAGTCGACGGTCCTGCGATTGTCGGGGTCCACGAGGTTGAGGTCGCATGTCTCGCTCCCCTGGTAGAAGTCAGGTGCGCCGGGCGAAGTGATCTTGAGCAGGACCTGTGAAAGGGAGTTGAGCATGCCGGAGGCGGCGATCATTTTCTGAAAGGGCTCAAGCTCTCTCATGAATTTGTTACGGGGCACTGCTTCCATGATCGCCTCAATAAACGAGAGAAGGGCTTCCTCGTATTGAGGGGCCGGATTGATCCAGCTGGTATTGACCTTCGCCTCCCGCACCGCTTTGAGCATATATTCCTTGACGCGCTCCTTAAAGATCCCTCGATTATCGCGGACTGAAGGGTCGATCGGCCATGCGCCGACAAGGGTCTGATACAGGAGGTACTCTTCGTTGCGGTCGGGAACGGGCTGTCCGTCCACGAGGGCCTTCTTCTTCTTGTTTTCCGCGGCCGCCTTCATGAGAAAAGCTCTCCAGCGCTCGGGAATTTCAGAGAGCACATTAATCCGAGCCCTAACGTCTTCGCCGCGCTTTGTATCGTGCGTTGAGGATGTAATGAGGGAATGGGGCGCTTTTCCCGGTGGATTTGAGAATGTTCGCGCAAGCCTTGAAGCCGAAAGCCCCGTATATCTTCTCCACAGTGAACCTTCTTTCCAAAAACGTGTTTGGATATGTAAGCCCTGATCAACCAAAGTATACAGGCAAAATGCGAACGCGGCAACTGCGGAGGGGGAAAGATTCCGGACAGGGCCGGAATGACTATCGAAGAAGGAATGCTTCAATAAAATACCGGCGGTTCAACCCACTGCCCATAAGAACGACGTTACAGTAAAAAAGTCAAGCAGTTCCTTGCAATTATCCTGAATTATCGGATAATATTAACTTATGGTTCAAGTATTGCTTAAGAAAATATTCGGAACGAAGAACGAACGGGAACTGAAGCGGCTCTGGCCCATGGTCGACAGGATCAATTCCTTCGAAGCCGCTGTCGCCTCCCTCACTGAATCAGAGCTGAAAGACAAGACCGCAGAATTCAGGAGGCGGCTCGAAGAGGGTCAGACTCTTGATGAAATCCTCCCCGAGGCCTTTGCTGTCGTGCGGGAGACATCAAAGAGGGTCCTGAACATGAGGCACTTTGATGTGCAACTCATCGGCGGCATCGTGCTCCATGAAGGAAAGATCTCGGAGATGAAGACCGGCGAAGGAAAGACCCTTGTCGCCACTCTGCCGGTATACCTCAAT from Thermodesulfovibrionales bacterium harbors:
- the larB gene encoding nickel pincer cofactor biosynthesis protein LarB, with the protein product MDSSRVREILSAVKSGELSPEKALGKLKDLPYEDISFAKVDHHRHLRQGIPEVIFAKGKTAEAIRAIALSMYKKSKRFLITKATKEIYESLDMKDALFHPASGTISIGTDIGGRGSVLVVSAGTSDIPVAEEAAVTAAFLGSKTATEYDIGVAGIHRLLDKRTLLSSARVIVVVAGMEGALPSVVGGLTDRPVVAVPTSTGYGTSLGGLTALFAMLNSCVPGIAVMNIDNGFGAGCLAHKINTL
- a CDS encoding cation diffusion facilitator family transporter codes for the protein MHHDGERRLTLSFSITLLILVAEVAGGLLSNSLALLSDAGHVLTDAFALGLSIIAMKISRRPSDYRATYGYQRVGLLAAVANGISLLAISGFIFYEAYQRFVAPPSVDVPLMLGIAAFGLAGNIAMALIIGHRHEDLNIRSAWLHVLGDTLSSLGVILSGLVIYFTKWPYADPLASVIIGIVIITGGTRVVKEALLIFLEMTPAGFHAEEIAKKICNMPEVMGVHDVHIWSVAHRKIAFTAHIWVHDQKLSEAEGIRKAIETLLMDMGINHIILQFECAECAENELYCQIHAKE